From Amycolatopsis sp. WQ 127309:
ACTTGGGCGACCAGCCGGACAGGTCGATGTACACGTTCGCCTTGTGCGTCGCCACCGAGATCGCCTCGTCCTGCCAGGGCACCGACGGGTGCGCCAGGATGATCGTCAGGTGCGGGAAGTCGGCGGCGACGTCGTCGAGCAGCATCGGGTTCGAATAGCGCAGCTTGATGCCTCGCCCGCCCGGCAGGCCCGCGCCGATCCCGGTCTGGCCGGTGTGGAACAGCGCCGGGACGCCGAGCTCGCCGATCGCCTCGTACAGCGGGTAGAACCGCGGGTCGTTCGGCTCGAAGCCCTGCAGGCTGGGGTGGAACTTGAAGCCGCGGACGCCGTGCTCGGTGACGAGCCGGCGCGCGCGGTGCACGGCGGCCTTGCCCGAGTGCGGGTCGACCGAGCCGAACGGGATGAGCACGTCCGGGTGCGCGGCGGCCGCGTCGGCGATCTCCTCGCTCGACAGCGCGGGGTGCCCGGTGGCGGCGGGTGCCTCGACCGTGAACACGACCGCGGCCATGTTGCGGGCGCGGTAGTGCTCGGCGATCGCCGTCACGGTCGGCGTCCGGTCCTGATCGGCGCGGAAGTACTTCGCGGACGCGTCGAGCAGCTCCTGGTCCAGCGCGAAGCAGCCGTGGCCGTCCTGCTCGACGTGGGTGTGGACGTCGAGGGCGGTCAGTGCGGAAAGGTCCACGGGTATCTCCGTCGTTGGATCGGGATGGTTCAGGGCAGGTCGGGCTGCGCGGCCTTGGCGGCCAGCAGCTGGTCGAGGACGGCGTCGCGCGCGGCGACGAGCCGGGCTTGGTCGGTGTCGGCCAGTTCGGCGTCGACGCCGGCGATGAGCGTCTCGGCGAGTTCCGGCGTCAGGTGCACCTGGCCTAGGTCGCGCCACCACTCCTCGGTGGGCGGGCCGAGGTGCCGCAGGACGTGGGCCAAGCCGCCGGGACCACCGGAGAGGTGCTGGTTGACGAACGGGCCGAGCACCGCCCAGCGCAGCCCGGGCCCGTACGCGATCGCCGTGTCGATGTCGGCGACCGTCGCGACCCCGCGTTCGACCAGCGAGTACGCCTCCTGCCACAGCGCGGCCTGCAGCCGGTTCGCGACGTGGCCGGGCAGCTCGCGCGTCAGCCGGATCGGGCGTTTGCCCACCGAGGTGTAGAACTCCACCGCCCGGTCGACGACCTCGGGCGCGGTGTCGCGGCCGGGGACGACCTCGACGAGCGGGATCAGGTGCGGCGGGTTGAACGGGTGCCCGATGACGACCCGCTCGGGGTGACGCGGGCAGCCGCGGGCGATGACGCTGGGCAGCAGCCCGGACGAGCTGCTCGCCAGGATCACGTCCGGCCGCGCGGCCTCGTCGAGGGCACCGAACAGCGCGTGCTTGACGTCTTCGCGCTCGGGACCGTTCTCCTGCACGAAGTCCGCGGCGGCGGCCGCTTCCCCGGCGTCGGCGACGAACCGCAGCCGATCCGTCGGCGTGTCTCCGAGAGCGCCGCGCAACCGTTCTTCGGCGCCCGGTGCCGGATCGGTGGCGACGACGTCGTGGCCGTGGGCGAGGAAGAGGCCCGCCCAGCTCGCGCCGATCACGCCGGTGCCGACCACCGCGACGGTGCTCACGCGCGCGCCCGGAAGTGGTCGAGGGCGGTGGGATCGGCCAGGACGTCCCGGCCGACGACGTCTTCGGGGCGGGCGCCGAGCAGGAGTTTCTTCACGGGCAGCTCCAGTTTCTTCCCGGTGCGGTTGCGCGGGATCACCGGGACGGCGGTGATCTCGTCGGGCACGTGCCGCGGCGACAGCGCGCTCTTCAACGTGTTCTTGATGTGGCGGCGCAAGTGGTCATCGAGGGGTGCGCCGTCGCGCAGGACGACGTAGAGGCGGAGGTCGCCGTTGCCGCCCGCCGGGTCTTCGAGGTGCACGACGAGCGAGTCGTCGATCTCCGGCAGCTCCTCGACGACCGTGTAGAACTCGGCGGTGCCGAGCCGGACGCCGCCGCGGTTGAGGGTGGCGTCGGAGCGCCCGGCGATGACGCAGCCGCCGTCCGGTGAGAAGCGCACCCAGTCGCCGTGCCGCCAGACGCCGGGGTAGTCGGCGAAGTACGTTGCGCGGTAACGGGAATCCGGGTCCGTGACCGGGAGGTCACTCCAGAACCCGACCGGCATGGACGGCATCGGCGCGATGATCACCAGTTCCCCCAGCTCGCCGACCACCGGCTGGCCGCGCTCGTCGAACGCCTGCGCGTCGACGCCGA
This genomic window contains:
- the couO gene encoding 4-hydroxyphenyl-beta-ketoacyl-CoA hydrolase; this translates as MDLSALTALDVHTHVEQDGHGCFALDQELLDASAKYFRADQDRTPTVTAIAEHYRARNMAAVVFTVEAPAATGHPALSSEEIADAAAAHPDVLIPFGSVDPHSGKAAVHRARRLVTEHGVRGFKFHPSLQGFEPNDPRFYPLYEAIGELGVPALFHTGQTGIGAGLPGGRGIKLRYSNPMLLDDVAADFPHLTIILAHPSVPWQDEAISVATHKANVYIDLSGWSPKYFPPQLVRAANTLLKRKVLFGSDFPVITPDRWLADFAELDIKDEVRPMILKDNAIRLLGLS
- a CDS encoding 3-hydroxyacyl-CoA dehydrogenase NAD-binding domain-containing protein, translating into MSTVAVVGTGVIGASWAGLFLAHGHDVVATDPAPGAEERLRGALGDTPTDRLRFVADAGEAAAAADFVQENGPEREDVKHALFGALDEAARPDVILASSSSGLLPSVIARGCPRHPERVVIGHPFNPPHLIPLVEVVPGRDTAPEVVDRAVEFYTSVGKRPIRLTRELPGHVANRLQAALWQEAYSLVERGVATVADIDTAIAYGPGLRWAVLGPFVNQHLSGGPGGLAHVLRHLGPPTEEWWRDLGQVHLTPELAETLIAGVDAELADTDQARLVAARDAVLDQLLAAKAAQPDLP